One Ostrea edulis chromosome 2, xbOstEdul1.1, whole genome shotgun sequence genomic region harbors:
- the LOC125681805 gene encoding zinc finger protein 236-like has translation MPKSFLVRGQHRPKTTQDAPESQLDHKISHIQELKEEDNSYVKESENAEGIKLSDEKTTENEKKRPEGIPKTPLFLPLPFEHKMYNLMLHSPGSDNFGFNNLMSPLPCHSFRYPELCSPTSPVAPPLIPSPTHMIDPGFPNRATSNLIHPSKEPVYGEQLEGDNNLIKPSISLLKHSVVHGVELINGGFGMKNPIIAHTHDQKILSSQGRSTINGQDFTCNICNKSFPLQRLLNRHLKCHSEIKRYLCTICGKGFNDTFDLKRHTRTHTGVRPYKCITCGKAFTQRCSLESHGRKVHGFEFQYAYKERRNKLYVCEDCGHTTSDPSQHFVHLKHFHPQNPVLLKFYDKRQFKFSELSNSSEEIMDLSVTKR, from the exons ATGCCAAAATCATTTTTAGTACGTGGTCAGCACAGACCAAAGACTACTCAGGATGCCCCAGAATCACAGCTGGACCATAAAATTTCTCACATTCAGGAGCTAAAAGAAGAAG ATAATTCTTATGTGAAGGAATCTGAGAACGCAGAAGGCATTAAACTTTCGGATGAGAAAACCACTGAAAATGAAAAGAAGAGACCAGAGGGTATACCGAAAACTCCGTTATTTTTACCACTTCCGTTTGAACACAAAATGTACAATTTAATGCTACACTCTCCAGGAAGTGACAACTTCGGATTTAACAACCTAATGTCTCCTCTACCCTGCCATTCCTTTCGGTATCCGGAACTATGTTCTCCAACGTCCCCTGTCGCTCCTCCACTCATTCCGAGCCCGACTCATATGATCGACCCAGGGTTTCCAAATCGTGCAACCTCAAATCTAATACATCCTTCAAAGGAACCTGTATATGGTGAACAGTTAGAAGGCGATAATAACTTAATAAAACCATCCATTTCATTGCTCAAG CATTCAGTGGTGCACGGAGTGGAACTAATCAACGGTGGTTTTGGAATGAAAAACCCTATCATTGCGCATACTCATGACCAGAAAATACTGAGTTCTCAAGGCAGAAGTA CTATTAACGGCCAGGATTTTACCTGCAACATCTGCAACAAGTCGTTCCCATTGCAGAGGTTGCTTAATCGTCATCTGAAATGTCATAGTGAAATCAAGAGGTACCTTTGTACGATATGTGGCAAAGGGTTCAATGACACATTCGATCTCAAGAGACACACAAGGACACATACAG gggtccgtccaTACAAGTGTATCACATGTGGAAAAGCGTTCACACAGCGTTGTTCTCTAGAGTCCCATGGGCGGAAGGTTCACGGGTTCGAGTTTCAATACGCTTACAAGGAACGCCGGAATAAGCTGTACGTGTGCGAGGACTGTGGACACACCACTTCAGACCCGAGTCAGCACTTCGTCCACTTAAAACATTTTCACCCACAAAATCCCGTTCTTCTCAAATTCTACGACAAAAGACAATTTAAGTTTTCTGAACTCAGCAACAGTTCTGAAGAAATCATGGACCTTTCAGTGACCAAAAGGTGA